The Amblyraja radiata isolate CabotCenter1 unplaced genomic scaffold, sAmbRad1.1.pri scaffold_530_ctg1, whole genome shotgun sequence DNA segment GTGTGGGCTGCTGACCCcactcccacatcccccccccctacaccccccctcccacatccccctcccctacaccccccccactcctacatgccccccactcccacacacccccactcccacaccccccctcccctacacccccctcccacacccccctcccctacaccacccctccctacccccccactcccacatcctccccccactcccaccgcccccccactcccacaaccccctcccacaccccccactgccacccccccttccctacacctccccccctcctacatgccccccactcccacacccccccactcccacaccccccctcccctacaccccctcccctacccccccactcccacatccccccccccactcccacacccccccactcccaccgccccccactcccacaaccccctcccacacccccccactcccacaccccccctcccctacaccacccctcccctacacccccctcccacatcccccctcccctgcaccacccctccctacacccccctcccacatccccccttccctacaccccccctccctaccccccttccctgcaccacccctcccctacaccccccctcccacatcccccctcccacatccaccTCCGCTACACCCCccttccctacaccccccctcccacatcccccctcccctacaccccccttccctacaccccccctcccacaccccccctcccctacactcccCCTTCCCTACAcaaccccccaaaccccccctcccctacaccccccttccctacacccccctcacatacaccccccctcccacatccccccactcccacacccccctccactacaccccactcccacaaccccccaatccaacacaccccctcccctacacccccctcccctacacccccctcccacaacccccccattcccacaccccctccccacatccccccactcccacaactccactcccacaccccccctcccctacaccccactcccacacacccccAATCCCACACCCCCCTGacatacacccccctccccacacccccccacacccacatccccctcacacacaccccctcccacatccccccactcccacaactacactcccacaccacccctcccctgctccaccctctcccctgcacccccccctgccctgcatcccccctcccccgcaccctccctcccccacaccccccctcaccacattgtaaattgtccctagtgtgtgtaggatagtgttagtgtgcgggggatcactggtcagcacagactcgatgcgtcgaagggcctgtttccacgttgtatctctagactaaacacagaactagtgtgtgaagtggtcggcatggactgtggGCCGtgggagcctgtttctgtgctgtatctctaaactaaactaacctctgagcaatttcttgtggtcttgggcagagctggtcCCAAACCAAAGTGTAATGCAACCTAACAGTGTTCTTTCACAGTTCATGTGGAGAAGTTGTTGCGAGTCACTGGAGAAATGCTGAACTTCCTTCATCTTTTGAGCACGATGAGACATCAGTTTGCTTTATTGACCACAGCTTCAATGTAGTTGGTGCAGCGTAtgctgttggtgatatttacggatatgtgataggagcagaattaggccattcagcccatcaaatctactctgacttttaatcatggctgatctatctctccctactaatcccattctcctgccttctccccataacccctgacacccgcacaaattcataatctatctttctctgccttaacaatatccactgactgggccgccacagacttctgtggcaaaaattccacagattcaccaccctctcactaaagaaattcctcctcgtctccttcctagaaGAACGTTGAATTCATCGGCTGTgacccctcccactagtggaaaagtcctatccacatccactctatacaagcctttcactattcggtaagtttcaatgcggtcctccctcattcttctaaactccagctagtacaggcccagtgccgacaaacgctcatcatatgtaaacacactcattcctgggaccattcttgtaaacctcctctggacccgctccagagccagcacatccttcatcagatgCAGGGCTCAAAattcctcacaatattccaaatgtggcctcaccagcgcctcatagagcctcagcattgcatccatgTTGCTTAATGTATATTGGTTGCTGGAGTTTTACTGCAATAACTTTCTCTTCcagaccgggagatcgggtaacTGACGGGATATCTGGGATCAGACAATGATCGGGAGATcgttcttcctcctctcccttctccaagGTACCATCAGCAGCAACTCAGAAGTGTTTAcggggagtgatgcactgggggagggagtgatgcactgggggagggagtgatgcacagggggaggggcggtgaggagggagtgatgcactgggggaggggcggtgatcttatagcggagcaagatggcctactcctacgcaaaacacgtagtacagtcatgggtgattataggacccattttagcaaccagcctccgccatcttgttccaccATCTTGATCCGCCAACTTGCTTCTGGCCAAAGATCGCCTCTTTGCTTCTGCCTCCGCTCTCGTATCTTCACTTTGGTCTTTGCAAAGGGTGAGGAGGGAGCgatgcactgtgggagggagtgatgcactgtgggaggggcggtgaggagggagcgatgcactgtgggagggagtgatgcactgtgggaggtagtgatgcactgggggaggggcggtgaggggggagtgatgcactgggggaggggcggtgaggagggagtgatgcactgggggaggggcggtgaggagggagtgatgcactgggggagggggcggtgaggagggagtgatgcactgggggaggggcggtgaggagggagtgatgcactgggggaggggcggtgaggagggagtgatgcactgggggagggggcggtgaggagggagtgatgcactgggggaggggcggtgaggagggagtgatgcactgggggaggggcggtgaggagggagtgatgcactgggggaggggcggtgaggagggagtgatgcattgggggaggggcggtgaggagggagtgatgcactgggggaggggcggtgaggagggagtgatgcactgggggaggggcggtgaggagggaggctctaccactacgccacgatGCTGCTCTTCTCCGCTCTGTTCACACCAGGTCCACAGTGCAGGATAAAAGGTGTGGAAAGTCCAGTGAACTGACAGGGTGTTCACTGCTAAAgattgttccttctctcctcagccGTGGTGTCGGGAAAGTGGAGAGCGGACAATCCCGGAGCTGTGACAGCGCAGAATGGTTTGTGTGCACGGATTCCGTGTCGCTACAGATACCCGTCGATCCTGAACAATGAACCACGGACTGGAATCTGGTTTAACAGTGAGTGGAACAACAAAGATTCTGTAGCCTTCCACTCCGGGAATCCCAGTCTAGCATCAACAACGTTTCAGCATCGGACCCGGCTGTCAGGAGACCTGAAAGACAACGACTGTTCCCTGGTTATAGACAACGTCAAGCAGCAAGATGCAGGTCCTTATTTATTCAGAGTTGATTTCGGAGGGGAAAATTGTTACAACTACCGTCCTCTAACACAGCTCAGTGTTACTGGTAAGTGCTCTGtataattcactcattcactcaacagtttctcccagctgttatcaggcaactgaaccatcctaccacaaccagagagcagtgttgaactactgtCGACATCACTGGTGAcccatcggactatccttgattgcactttgctggctttaccttgcactaaacgttattcccttatcacgtatccatacactgcaaatggctcgattgcaatcatgtatagtcgttCTGCTGAggcagatggtagttcaggaccgctccctggttgtggtaggatgattcagttgcctgataacagctgggaagaaactgtccctgaatctggaggtgtgtgttttcacacttctataccgtgTAAAAACATCCTTGCTCGTGTGGGACTGGGATTTCGATGTGAACCGATGTATCCAGTGATATTTAACTAACAGtatatgtttctctgtgtgttagATTTCCCGGATAAACCCACGATATTcgctgctgaattggtggcaggaAAGCCTGTGAACATGACCTGCTCCTTCAGCACCACGTGTGATGGAACGGCCCCCACCTTAACCTGGGTCACCCCCGCTGATGAACCACCGTCAGCCTCACAcagcgtaactcagcagggtgaCACTCTGACATATACTTCTGTTCTGTCCCTGACCCCAGCGCTCAAACATCACGGGCAAAACCTCACCTGCAGAGTCACATACCCAACTGTGTCATCGGAGCAGACCCTCACACTGACTGTGGAATGTAAGTACGGAGATGATTTATTGTGCAGGAACATCAATAATCTATTAGCAGTGCTGGTATATAAGGTCATAGACGACAggtgcagaattagcccattcggcccatcaactctgccattcaatcatcaatctctcgctcctaacccctttcttctgccttctccacatatcctctgacacccgtactaatcaaatcaacaccaaaagctggagaaactcagcaggacaggctgcatctctggagagaaggaatgggtgacgtttcgggtcgagacccttcttcagactgaaagttacggaaaagtgaaacgagagatatagacgatgatttgGAGAGATGTCgaaccgacctgatctcctggttgctaaacacattaattctccttcccattcccacactgaactttctgtcctcggacaccaccattgtcagagtgaggttaaatgcaaattggaggatcagcatcacatattttgcttgggcagtttacagcccagtggtatgtatattgatttctctaacttcaggtagccccggcattccctctctctccatccctcccccacccaagtctcatcagcttctcgttctcacccaacaaacagctaacaacggcctgtttcctttatcatcgttaactttttgcatatctttcattctttgttctATATGTCTCTAcaccatcgtctatatctctcatttccctaaacatagaactagtgtgtgaatgtgtgatcgatggttggcgcggactccgtgggctgaagggcctatttccacagtgtatctctagTCTGAAGACTAAAGTCTTTTACAAGGATCAGCGAAAGTGCCGCAAAACTGGTTGCTGAATGTTACCTGTTTACAGACGCCCCCcagaatctctcaatcacttccccCGACAATGTGAACAATTCCTGGGTCAGTAtaaaggaaggaaactctgcaGCGATCCTCTGCTCCCTCCAGAGTTTCCCAGCGTCTAACCTGATGTGGAGACATCGGTGTCACGCTGAATACAACACGTTCCAGCAACGAGCTGTGgatggacatagacatagaaaataggtgcaggaggaggccattcggcccttcgagccagcatcgccattcattgtgatcatggctgatcgtccccaatcaataacccgtgcctgccttctccccatatcccttgattccactagcccctagagctctatctaactctctcttaaatccatcgagtaacttggcctccactgccctctgtggcagggaattacacaaattcacaactctctgggtgaaaaagttttttctcacctcagtcttaacatagaaacatagaaattaggtgcaggagtaggccattcggcccttcgagcctgcaccgccattcaatatgatcatggctgatcatccaactcagtatcccgtaccttccttctctccatagcctctgatccccttagccacaagggccacatctaactccctcttaaatatagccaatgaactggcctcgactaccctctgtggcagagagttccagagattcaccactctctgtgtgaaaaaagttcttctcatctcggttttaaaggatttcccccttatccttaagctgtgaccccttgtcctggacttccccaacatcgggagcaatcttcctgcatctagcctgtccaaccccttaagaattttgtaagtttccataagatcccctctcaatctcctaaattctagagagtataaaccaagtctatccagtctttcttcataagacagtcctgacatcccaggaatcagtctggtgaaccttctctgcactccctctatggcaataatgtccttcctcagatttggagaccaaaactgtacgcaatactccaggtgtggtctcaccaagaccctgtacaactgcagtagaacctccctgctcctatactcaaatccttttgctatgaaagctaacataccattcgctttcttcactgcctgctgcacctgcatgcccactttcaatgactggtgtaccatgacacccaggtctcgctgcatctccccttttcctagtcggccaccatttagataatagtctgctttcctgtttttgccaccaaaatggataacctcacatttatccacattatactgcatctgccaaacatttgcccactcacccagcctatccaagtcaccttgcagtctcctagcatcctcctcacagctaacactgccccccagcttagtgtcatccgcaaacttggagatattgccttcaattccctcatccagatcattaatatatattgtaaatagctggggtcccagcactgagccttgcggtaccccactagtcaatgcctgccattgtgaaaaggacccgtttactcctactctttgcttcctgtttgccagccagttctctatccacatcaatactgaacccccaatgccgtgtgctttaagtttgtatactaatctcttatgtgggaccttgtcgaaagccttctggaagtccagatacaccacatccactggttctcccctatccacgctactagttacatcctcgaaaaattctataagattcgtcagacatgatttaccttttgtaaatccatgctgactttgtccaatgatttcactactttccaaatgtgctgctatcccatctttaataactgactctagcagtttccccactaccgatgttagactaactggtctgtaattccccgttttctctctccctcccttcttaaaaagtggggttacgtttgctacccgccaatcctcaggaactactccagaatctaaagagttttgaaagattattactaatgcatccactatttctggagctacttccttaagtaatctgggatgcagcctacctggagatttatcggcctttaatccattcaatttacccaacaccacttcccggctaacctggatttcactcaattcctccaactcctttgacccgcggtcccctgctatttccggcagattatttatgtcttccttagtgaagacggaaccaaagtagttattcaattggtccgccatatccttgttccccataatcaactcacctgtttctgactgcaagggacctacatttgttttaactaatctctttcttttcacatatctataaaaacttttgcagtcagtttttatgttccctgccagttttctttcataatctatatttcctttcctaattaagccctttgtcctcctctgctggtctctgaatttctaccagtcctgctttttctggctaatttgtacgcatcatccttcgctttgatacaatccctgatttccctatgttatccacggatgcactaccttccctgatttattctgttgccaaactgggatgaacaatttttgtagttcatccatgcagtctttaaatgtcttccattgcatatccaccgtcaacccttttagaattaattgccagtcaatcttggccaattcacgtctcataccctcaaagttacctttctttaagttcagaaccattgtttctgaattaacaatgtcactctccatcctaatgaagaactcaaccatattatggtcactcttgcccaagggggcacgtacaacaagactgctaactaacccttcctcattactcaatacccagtctaaaatagcctgctctctcgttggttcctctacatgttgatttagataaatatcccgcatacattccaagaaatcctcttcctcagcacccctgccaatttgattcatccaatctatatgtagattgaagtcacccattataacggttttgcctttgtcgcacgcatttctaatttcctgtttgataccatctccaatttcactactactgttaggtggcctgtacacaacacccaccagcgttttctgccccttagtatttcgcagctctacccgtaccgattccacatcctccaaactaatgtccttcctttccattgcgttaatctcctctctaatcagcaacgctaccccacctccttttcctttctctctatccctcctgaatattgaatatccctggatgttcagctcccagccttggtcaccctggagccatgtctccgtgatcccaactatatcatagtcattaatagctatctgcacattcaactcatccaccttattacgaatgctccttgcattgagacacaaagccttcaggcttgtttttacaacactcttaccccttatacaattatgttgaaatgtggccctttttgatttttgccctggttttgtctgcctgccacttttacttttcaccttgctacctattgcttctaccctcattttacacccctctgtctctacgctcacacatttaagaaaccctttccctttaactccatcctccatcctccactatcccattcgaccccATTaagtggcttaccctttattctaagactttattctaagaccctggttctggactcgcacaacattgggaacatttttcgtgcatctaccttgaccagtccttttataattgtatatgtttctataagatatcccctcatccttctaaactccagtgaatacaagcctagtcttttcaattccCTCAGCTGACAGGGAAGGATGCTggggtctatcagtgtgtggcggagaatgaacacgggacagcagagagggatgtgaccctcactgtagaatgtgTGTAGACACACACTGTCATGTCTATGTAAAGGAAGATGGATTATTGGCCCATGAGAGATGCTGGAATTCactaacacaaacacacacacacactctctctcacacgcagtctccctctctctctcgcataaacacacacattctctctgtcCCACACATGAACAtcatccctcacacacacacactctgtcgctcatacatacacactcactcatacgcacacacattctctcacaatcgccacacacacacgcgctctctctctctctctctctctctctctctctctctctctctctctctctctctctctctctctctctctctctctccctctctcttcccctctctcttcccctctctcttcccctctctcttcccctctctcttttcctctctctcttcctcaagatctcggagaaaacccacgcaggtcacggggagaacgtgcaaacaccgtacagaaaGGCAcgggtggtcaggattgaacccgggtctctggcgctgtgaggcaggagctctacccactgcgccaccgtgccgcccacatctaCAGCCTTTTGTGTTCCCCACCTGTATGTAGCCTGTCTCACCTCTGCCTGACGTTGTTGGATTATATTGGTCTTTCCACCCAGAAACCTTCAATGCCTCCCTCTATGTATCGTCACTCCTCACGTTGCTTAAACACAAAGtagtggagcaactcagtgggtcaggcagcatctttagagtcatagagtcttacagcatggtaacaggccctttggtccaaattgcccacaccagccaacgagccccatctacactagtcccacctgccctacttccccccatatccctccaaacaagtcctatccatgtttgacgtccatcagtctgaagaaggggtttggcccgaaactttgcctatttccttctctccatagatgctgctgcacccgctcagtttctccagcacttttgtctacctcctatccatgttacctgtccaactgttttttaaatgttgcaatggtcccagcctcaactacctcctccggcatctcgttccttataaaaggactggacaagctagatgcaggaaaaatgttcccaatgttgggcgagtccagaaccaggggccacagtcttagaataaagtggaggccatttaagactgaggtgagaaataaccttttcacccagagagttgtgaatttgtggaattccctgccacagagggcagtggaggccaaatcactggattgatttaagagacagttagatagagctctaggggctaatggaatcaagggatatggggagaaggcaggcatgggttattgattggggacgatcagccatgatcacaatgaatggtggtgctggctcgaagggctgaaaggcctcctcgtgcacctattttctatgtttctatgtagagagataaagaacaatgaatgtaagatcggagagcaggaggcatcacagagggggagcagtgagaggggATGTGGCAGAACTGCaatgttgtgaaagattgcagcagggacTTGATCATTGGCCAGATGAGCTGATGAATGGTTAATTGAATTTAAatcagagaaatgtgagatgctgcattttgggacgtctaacaagagcAGCACCTACACAgttaatggtaggcctctggggaatgttgtagagcagagggatcaaggattgcaggtgcaaggttccttgaaggtcaagtcacaggtggtcaaaaaggcttttggcatactggccttcaccagtcagagtattgagtatagaagttgggaggtatgttgcagttgtataagacgttggtgagaccgcatttagaatattgtgttcagttctgggcaccatgttacaggaaagatattatcaagcttgaaagggttcagagaagatttatgagaatgttgccaggactagagggcccgagctacagggagaggttgtgcaggctgggtctctattgtttggagtgcaggtggatgaggggtgatcttatagaggtgaaaagatcatgaggggaatagattgagtGGATGCGCAGAGTATCTTGtatagaataggggaatcgaggaccagaggacataggttcaaggtgaaggagaaaagatttactaggaacctgaggaacctttcacacaaagggtagttggtgtatggaacaaggtgccagaggaggtagttgaggcaggggctatcccaacgttcaagaaacagtttgacaggtacatggatacgacaaatttggagggatatgggcaggtgggactagtgtatctgggacatgttggccagtgtgggcaagttgggctgaagggcctatttccacactatcaccctatgactctaacgctcgtcagagagaggagaacttctttaaagtggacatatcttgaggagatttcacagtggagcagacaaaatgtgtaggaaggaactgcagatgctggtttaaaccaaagatagacacaaaaagctggagtaactcagcgggtcaggcagcatctctggagagtaggaatgggtgacgtttcaggtcaagacccttcttcaggctagttgtattcgtacttcatcttttctctccgtaCTGTCCTGGTTGGCGCGTGGAATTCTGCCGTGTTAACTCACGTTTAAACCTTCTTTTGTCTTTAGATGCTCCACGAaatctctcaatcacttcccACCACGATGCGAACAGTTCCCGGGTGATTGTAAAGGAAGGAAACTTTGCAGCGATCCTCTGCTCCGTCCAGAGTTTCCCAGCATCTAACCTGACGTGGGTACATCTCGGTGTCACGCTGAACACAACATGTTCCAGCAACGAGCTGTGGATGGAGTTCCCTCAGCTGACACGGCAGGATGCTggggtctatcagtgtgtggcggtgaatgaacacgggacagcagagagggatgtgaccctcactgtagaatgtgaGTAGACACACACTAACACATCCCTCAAAATGTCATATGTGATAGAGGCAGAATTAGATAGTCGAAtggccaagtctactccaccattcaattatggctgatctatctctccctcctaaccccattctcctgccttctcatacagCCATAGAGTTACAGAGCCattgattcatagagtgatacagcgtgggaactgcTCAACTTGCTTTCAACAGCCTACAtggcccagctacattagtccaacctgcccatgtttggcccatatccctccaaacttgtcctaaccatgtacttgtctgtttcttaaacgctgggatagtcccagcctcaacgacctcctctggcagctcattccacacaaccaggggcggaaaacccaggggggggcagaggggacacgtcccccccccatgttttgagaggcgggggacatcccccccaagtttttgtgatctcgattttaaaatctcagtttttagcgctggattgagcctccgaagcctcgcgcgtgtgtgtgagtgtgcgcatgcgcgtgtggccaccaaacaattgtgtcTCCCGTCCACTCCatgttctggcagctcattccatacaacaACCAGCCTTTGGATGAAAAAGTCACCCCGTagattctttttaaatcttttccccttcaccttgaacctatgtcctctggtcgtcgattcacctactctgggcaagagactcggtgcgtctacccgatctattcctctcatgattttaaacacctctataagatcaccgctcatcctcctgtgctccaaggaagagAGTTCTAGCCTGctgaacctttccctatagctcaggccctctagtcctggccacatcctcatgaatcttctctgcaccctttcctgttTGACAACATACTTCCTAtatttcctctctcctcttctaagATGAGGAAGATTAGATACCATTatttgaagcattgtgtgcagttctggtcaccccattacaggaaggatgtggtcagGGTGCAGAACGCTGCCTAGTTTAGAGAGTATTACCAATAAGGAGTTTTAAGGGGGGCACACAGTGgttcaacggtagagttgctgcctcacagcaccagagagccaggttcaatcctcactacgggtgcttgtcggtac contains these protein-coding regions:
- the LOC116970105 gene encoding sialic acid-binding Ig-like lectin 8, with amino-acid sequence MTCSFSTTCDGTAPTLTWVTPADEPPSASHSVTQQGDTLTYTSVLSLTPALKHHGQNLTCRVTYPTVSSEQTLTLTVEYAPRNLSITSHHDANSSRVIVKEGNFAAILCSVQSFPASNLTWVHLGVTLNTTCSSNELWMEFPQLTRQDAGVYQCVAVNEHGTAERDVTLTVECE